The following coding sequences are from one Microbulbifer sp. TB1203 window:
- a CDS encoding adenosine kinase, translated as MHQYDLYGIGAALLDTEIEVSDRDLEALGVEKGVMTLVDDTRQRQLVDDLTDHLVTASHACGGSGANTVIAASYFGLRTFYSCKVASDDNGDFYLANLDAAGVGYPRVLDSADGGTTGKCLVLITPDAERSMNTFLGISERLSVAEVDNAALAASRWAYIEGYLVSSDTGRAAAIALREQAEAAGVKTALSLSDPAMVHLFRDGLGTMIGGGVDLLFCNRDEALGFTGTDSVESAALALRDHCRSFAITLGAEGALLWDGGRQYRVSSPKVHAVDTNGAGDMFAGAFLYGLNRDMPFAEAGELACRAAARVVSQYGPRLRPEQHGELLNAECGMRNAEY; from the coding sequence ATGCATCAGTACGATCTCTACGGCATCGGCGCCGCCTTGCTCGACACGGAAATCGAAGTCTCGGACCGCGACCTGGAGGCTCTGGGGGTCGAAAAGGGGGTGATGACTCTGGTGGACGACACCCGCCAACGCCAATTGGTGGACGACCTTACCGACCACCTGGTGACCGCCAGCCACGCCTGCGGAGGCTCCGGCGCCAATACCGTGATCGCCGCCAGCTACTTCGGCCTGCGCACTTTCTATTCCTGCAAGGTGGCGTCGGACGACAACGGCGACTTCTACCTGGCCAACCTGGATGCCGCCGGGGTGGGTTATCCGCGGGTGCTGGATAGCGCCGATGGCGGCACCACCGGCAAGTGCCTGGTGTTGATCACGCCGGACGCCGAGCGCAGCATGAACACCTTCCTGGGCATCAGCGAGCGGCTGTCGGTGGCCGAGGTGGACAACGCGGCCCTCGCCGCCTCCCGCTGGGCCTATATCGAGGGCTACCTGGTATCCTCCGACACCGGCCGCGCCGCCGCCATCGCCCTGCGGGAGCAGGCGGAGGCCGCGGGGGTCAAAACCGCCCTCAGCCTCTCGGACCCAGCGATGGTGCACCTGTTCCGCGACGGCCTGGGGACGATGATCGGCGGCGGTGTCGACCTGCTGTTCTGCAACCGCGACGAGGCCCTGGGCTTCACCGGCACCGACTCGGTGGAGAGCGCCGCGCTGGCCCTGCGCGACCACTGCCGCAGTTTCGCCATCACCCTGGGCGCCGAGGGCGCCCTGCTGTGGGACGGCGGGCGGCAGTACCGGGTGTCGTCTCCGAAAGTACATGCGGTGGACACCAATGGCGCCGGGGATATGTTTGCAGGGGCTTTTCTCTATGGTCTCAACCGGGACATGCCCTTCGCCGAGGCGGGCGAACTGGCCTGCCGCGCGGCGGCTCGGGTGGTGAGCCAGTACGGGCCGCGGTTGCGCCCGGAACAGCACGGCGAGCTTTTGAATGCGGAATGCGGAATGCGGAATGCGGAATATTGA